A single genomic interval of Burkholderia sp. HI2500 harbors:
- a CDS encoding cold-shock protein has translation MDTGTVKWFNETKGFGFISPDNGGDDLFAHFSEIRGTGFKTLAEGQKVSFEVKRGPKGLQASNITPQ, from the coding sequence GTGGATACCGGTACCGTCAAGTGGTTCAACGAAACCAAGGGCTTTGGTTTCATCTCCCCGGACAACGGCGGCGACGATCTGTTCGCCCATTTCTCGGAAATTCGCGGCACGGGCTTCAAGACCCTGGCCGAAGGCCAGAAGGTCAGCTTCGAAGTGAAGCGCGGCCCGAAGGGTCTGCAAGCGTCGAACATCACGCCGCAGTAA
- the infA gene encoding translation initiation factor IF-1: MAKEEPLELDGIVDEVLPDSKYRVTLENGVVVGAYASGRMRKNHIRILAGDRVTLELSMYDLTKGRINFRHKDANSPRPPRTGQPRR; this comes from the coding sequence TTGGCAAAAGAAGAACCGCTGGAACTCGACGGGATCGTCGACGAAGTGCTGCCGGACAGCAAATACCGTGTCACGCTGGAAAACGGCGTCGTGGTCGGCGCGTACGCGTCGGGCCGCATGCGCAAGAACCACATCCGCATTCTCGCGGGTGACCGCGTGACCCTGGAACTGTCGATGTACGACCTCACCAAGGGGCGCATCAACTTCCGTCACAAGGACGCGAATTCGCCGCGTCCGCCGCGAACCGGCCAGCCGCGCCGTTAA
- a CDS encoding alkaline phosphatase family protein → MSADAAPASPSVQDRIQHVFVLMLENRSFDHLFALSGYPDIVAASPGNSNAYGDAVYPFGGGAPARMPTDPCHEFTDVLEQLCGASVPFVKGQPYPPVVNTGFVSNYATSHSEGTPPQPADAGKIMQGVDIATQAPSLHALANAFVLCDAWHASMPGPTWPNRFFLHGASSAGLDHSPTKEEMAGWDAFNGFPYPKGSIFAALGDDNWRIYQDQTGDPLGHVPQVASLKGISFFDIDDLAHFEADLAAGYTARYTFIEPGYGDIVHGTYQNGSSQHPMDGLAGGDQLAARVYNAIRQSPVWNSSLLVICYDEHGGFYDSVRPGAAPPPNDGAAATLNASGFGFDVYGVRVPAIVISPWVAAGQVDHTPYDHASVAATLERLFGLAPLTDRDRLANDLLALVSTTCRSDCPQRIGS, encoded by the coding sequence ATGAGTGCAGACGCAGCCCCCGCATCCCCGTCGGTTCAGGACCGCATCCAGCACGTGTTCGTGCTGATGCTCGAGAACCGTTCCTTCGATCACCTGTTCGCGCTGTCGGGCTACCCCGACATCGTTGCCGCGTCGCCGGGTAACAGCAATGCGTACGGCGATGCGGTCTATCCGTTCGGCGGCGGCGCGCCCGCCCGGATGCCGACCGATCCGTGCCACGAATTCACGGACGTGCTCGAGCAGCTGTGCGGCGCGAGCGTGCCGTTCGTGAAAGGGCAGCCGTATCCGCCGGTCGTCAACACCGGGTTCGTGTCGAACTACGCGACCTCGCATTCCGAAGGCACACCGCCGCAGCCGGCCGACGCGGGCAAGATCATGCAGGGCGTCGATATCGCGACGCAGGCGCCGTCGCTGCACGCGCTCGCGAACGCGTTCGTTCTGTGCGACGCGTGGCATGCGTCGATGCCGGGGCCGACCTGGCCGAACCGCTTTTTCCTGCACGGTGCGTCGTCGGCCGGGCTCGACCATTCGCCGACCAAGGAAGAAATGGCCGGATGGGACGCGTTCAACGGCTTTCCGTATCCGAAGGGGTCGATCTTCGCCGCGCTCGGCGACGACAACTGGCGCATCTACCAGGACCAGACCGGCGACCCGCTCGGCCACGTGCCGCAGGTCGCGTCGCTGAAGGGCATCAGCTTCTTCGACATCGACGACCTCGCCCATTTCGAGGCCGATCTCGCGGCCGGCTATACGGCGCGCTACACGTTCATCGAGCCCGGTTACGGCGACATCGTGCACGGCACTTACCAGAACGGCAGCTCGCAACACCCGATGGACGGCCTCGCCGGCGGCGACCAGCTCGCCGCGCGCGTGTACAACGCGATCCGCCAATCGCCGGTATGGAACAGCAGCCTGCTCGTGATCTGTTACGACGAGCACGGCGGCTTCTACGATTCGGTCAGGCCGGGCGCCGCGCCGCCGCCGAACGACGGCGCGGCGGCAACGCTGAACGCGAGCGGCTTCGGGTTCGACGTGTATGGCGTGCGGGTGCCGGCGATCGTGATTTCGCCGTGGGTCGCGGCCGGGCAGGTCGACCATACGCCGTACGATCATGCGTCGGTTGCCGCAACGCTCGAGCGGCTGTTCGGCCTCGCGCCGCTGACGGATCGCGACCGCCTCGCGAACGACCTGCTGGCGCTCGTCTCCACGACGTGCCGCAGCGACTGCCCGCAAAGGATCGGATCATGA
- the dmpG gene encoding 4-hydroxy-2-oxovalerate aldolase — translation MSLAGKKITVHDMSLRDGMHPKRHQITLDQMRNIARGLDAAGVPLIEVTHGDGLGGASVSYGFPAHTDEAYLSAVIPELKQAKVSALLLPGIGTVEHLRMAHALGVGTIRVATHCTEADVSEQHIGLARTLGLDTVGFLMMAHMSSPAQLVVQAKLMESYGANCIYITDSAGHMLPDDVTARISQVRDALKPETELGFHGHHNLAMGVANSVAAVAAGANRIDAAAAGLGAGAGNTPMEVFVAVCDRMGIETGVDVFAISDVAEDLVVPIMDAPIRLDRDALTLGYAGVYSSFLLFAKRAEAKYGIPARDILVELGRQRLVGGQEDMIEDAALTMVRARAVAA, via the coding sequence ATGTCACTTGCAGGCAAGAAGATCACCGTCCACGACATGTCGCTGCGCGACGGGATGCACCCGAAGCGCCACCAGATCACGCTCGACCAGATGCGCAACATCGCGCGCGGGCTCGACGCGGCCGGCGTGCCGCTGATCGAGGTCACGCACGGCGACGGGCTCGGCGGCGCGTCGGTCAGCTACGGGTTCCCCGCGCACACCGACGAGGCATACCTGAGCGCCGTGATTCCGGAGCTGAAGCAGGCGAAGGTGTCGGCGCTGCTGCTGCCGGGTATCGGCACCGTCGAGCATCTGCGCATGGCGCACGCACTCGGCGTCGGCACGATCCGCGTCGCGACGCACTGCACCGAGGCGGACGTGTCGGAGCAGCACATCGGCCTCGCGCGCACGCTCGGGCTCGATACGGTCGGCTTTCTGATGATGGCGCACATGTCGTCGCCGGCGCAGCTCGTCGTGCAGGCGAAGCTGATGGAGTCGTATGGCGCGAACTGCATCTACATCACCGATTCGGCCGGCCACATGCTGCCGGATGACGTGACCGCGCGGATCAGCCAGGTGCGCGACGCGCTGAAGCCGGAGACGGAGCTCGGCTTCCACGGCCACCACAACCTCGCGATGGGCGTCGCGAACTCGGTCGCCGCGGTTGCCGCCGGCGCGAACCGGATCGATGCGGCCGCGGCCGGCCTCGGCGCCGGTGCGGGCAACACGCCGATGGAAGTGTTCGTCGCGGTGTGCGACCGGATGGGGATCGAGACGGGTGTCGACGTGTTCGCAATCTCGGACGTCGCCGAGGATCTCGTCGTGCCGATCATGGACGCGCCGATCCGCCTCGACCGCGATGCGCTGACGCTCGGCTATGCGGGCGTCTACTCGTCGTTCCTGCTGTTCGCGAAGCGCGCGGAAGCGAAGTACGGGATTCCCGCGCGCGACATCCTCGTCGAGCTGGGGCGGCAGCGGCTCGTCGGCGGGCAGGAGGACATGATCGAGGATGCGGCGCTGACGATGGTGCGGGCACGGGCAGTGGCGGCCTGA
- a CDS encoding acetaldehyde dehydrogenase (acetylating), whose translation MKKIKCALIGPGNIGTDLLYKLRRSPVLEPVWMVGVDPASDGLARAREFGLKTTDKGVDGLLPHVAADDIRIAFDATSAYVHRDNSDKLTALGVKMIDLTPAAIGPYCVPPVNLDAHLDSAQANVNMVTCGGQATIPMVYAVSRVQPVAYGEIVATVSSRSVGPGTRKNIDEFTRTTSGAIEQVGGARKGKAIIVINPAEPPLIMRDTIHCLTDGPPDVDAITASVHAMVKEVQRYVPGYTLKNGPVFDGNRVSVFMEVEGLGDYLPKYAGNLDIMTAAAAATAERFAEQMLAATAATA comes from the coding sequence ATGAAGAAAATCAAATGCGCACTGATCGGGCCGGGCAACATCGGCACCGACCTGCTCTACAAGCTGCGCCGCTCGCCGGTGCTCGAACCCGTGTGGATGGTCGGCGTCGATCCGGCGTCCGACGGCCTCGCGCGGGCGCGCGAGTTCGGCCTGAAGACCACCGACAAGGGCGTCGACGGGCTGCTGCCGCACGTGGCAGCCGACGACATCCGCATCGCGTTCGATGCGACGTCGGCGTACGTGCACCGCGACAACTCCGACAAGCTCACCGCGCTCGGCGTGAAGATGATCGACCTGACGCCCGCCGCGATCGGGCCGTATTGCGTGCCGCCGGTGAATCTCGACGCGCATCTCGACAGCGCGCAGGCGAACGTGAACATGGTCACGTGCGGCGGCCAGGCGACGATCCCGATGGTGTACGCGGTATCGCGCGTGCAGCCGGTCGCGTACGGCGAGATCGTCGCGACCGTGTCGTCGCGCTCGGTCGGCCCCGGCACGCGCAAGAACATCGACGAATTCACGCGCACGACGTCCGGTGCGATCGAACAGGTCGGCGGCGCACGCAAGGGCAAGGCGATCATCGTGATCAACCCGGCCGAGCCGCCGCTGATCATGCGCGACACGATCCACTGCCTGACCGACGGCCCGCCCGACGTCGATGCGATCACCGCGTCCGTGCATGCGATGGTCAAGGAAGTGCAGCGCTACGTGCCCGGCTATACGCTGAAGAACGGCCCCGTGTTCGACGGCAATCGCGTGTCCGTCTTCATGGAAGTCGAAGGGCTCGGCGATTACCTGCCGAAATACGCGGGCAACCTCGACATCATGACCGCCGCCGCGGCCGCCACGGCCGAGCGTTTCGCTGAACAGATGCTGGCCGCGACGGCCGCCACCGCTTGA
- the dmpE gene encoding 2-oxopent-4-enoate hydratase, with amino-acid sequence MSSRLHTTLGDELYAAWHARAPVAPLSSRPRRLSLDDAYRIQQRFIERRIEHGEAVVGKKIGVTSQAVQDMLNVRQPDFGILLSGMHYAAGEAIAADSLIAPRAEGEIAFILARDLRGPGIDRTDVIAATAAVAPCFEIVDSRIRDWAIRIEDTVADNASCGVYVLGDARVDPRTLDLAACEMTIDKNGEQVAQGRGDAALGHPADAVAWLANTLAAYDVPLLAGEIVLSGSLAKLIPVTAGDALSMHISGIGSCDVRFI; translated from the coding sequence ATGTCTTCCCGCCTGCATACGACGCTCGGCGACGAGCTGTACGCCGCGTGGCACGCGCGTGCGCCGGTCGCGCCGCTGTCGAGCCGCCCGCGCCGCCTGTCGCTCGACGACGCGTACCGCATCCAGCAGCGCTTCATCGAACGCCGCATCGAACACGGCGAGGCCGTGGTCGGCAAGAAGATCGGCGTGACGAGCCAGGCCGTGCAGGACATGCTGAACGTGCGCCAGCCCGATTTCGGCATCCTGCTGTCGGGCATGCACTACGCGGCCGGCGAAGCGATCGCCGCCGATTCGCTGATCGCGCCGCGCGCCGAGGGCGAGATCGCGTTCATCCTCGCGCGCGACCTGCGCGGCCCCGGCATCGACCGCACCGACGTGATCGCCGCGACGGCCGCCGTCGCGCCCTGCTTCGAGATCGTCGATTCGCGCATCCGCGACTGGGCGATCCGCATCGAGGACACCGTCGCCGACAACGCGTCGTGCGGCGTGTACGTGCTCGGCGATGCACGCGTCGATCCGCGCACGCTCGATCTCGCCGCGTGCGAGATGACGATCGACAAGAACGGCGAGCAAGTCGCGCAGGGCCGCGGCGACGCGGCGCTCGGCCACCCCGCCGACGCGGTCGCGTGGCTCGCGAACACGCTCGCCGCGTACGACGTGCCGCTGCTCGCCGGCGAGATCGTGCTGTCGGGCTCGCTCGCGAAACTGATTCCGGTCACGGCCGGCGACGCGCTGTCGATGCACATCTCCGGCATCGGCAGCTGCGACGTCCGCTTTATCTAA
- a CDS encoding DUF1329 domain-containing protein yields the protein MKRIHLPLLRASVMAACAVVATASYPKVTPDDLKALDGPLTPMGAVRAASKDSGVPEWSGKWLGTPPDVQYKRGNRYPDPFAGEKPVATITAENMAQYAEHLTDGQKAMFKRYPATFKIIVYPSHRDFRYADAVYKDIRTYAPDSTMTSDANGLTNAPPTVPYPIPKTAAELLWNQRFSSAIGAEQATYDQAVVYSDGNIAWGKVRYDIYSPRNAGKYDVKSDLNNRTYYRNATELPLSDRGSLIVGFTNWDKAGADNSSRTWMYNPGTRRVRQAPEYGYDQPQGPGGFRTVDDDRLYNGPGDRYDWKIVGKREIYVPYDNYKAMDSSVKYADLLTKGHENPSYIRYELHRVWVLQATLKSNYRHQYAKRVLYIDEDSWMTLLADNYDARGQLWRTNVATTLYAYDAKVFYPGVVFFHDLISGAYMADRLTNEGPMPKLDNSPQFNEAYFSPDAIRSSGN from the coding sequence ATGAAACGCATTCATCTCCCCCTCCTGCGCGCGTCGGTGATGGCCGCGTGCGCGGTCGTCGCGACGGCGTCGTACCCGAAGGTCACGCCGGACGACCTGAAGGCGCTCGACGGCCCGCTGACGCCGATGGGCGCGGTGCGCGCCGCGAGCAAGGACAGCGGCGTGCCCGAGTGGTCGGGCAAGTGGCTCGGCACGCCGCCGGACGTGCAGTACAAGCGCGGCAACCGCTACCCCGATCCGTTCGCGGGCGAGAAGCCGGTCGCGACGATCACCGCGGAGAACATGGCGCAGTACGCCGAGCACCTGACCGACGGCCAGAAGGCGATGTTCAAGCGCTACCCGGCCACGTTCAAGATCATCGTCTATCCGAGCCATCGCGACTTCCGCTACGCGGATGCCGTGTACAAGGACATCCGCACGTACGCGCCGGATTCGACGATGACATCCGACGCGAACGGCCTCACGAACGCGCCGCCGACGGTGCCCTACCCGATCCCTAAAACGGCCGCCGAGCTGCTGTGGAACCAGCGCTTCTCGTCGGCGATCGGCGCCGAGCAGGCGACCTACGACCAGGCGGTCGTGTACTCGGACGGCAACATCGCATGGGGCAAGGTGCGCTACGACATCTACTCGCCGCGCAACGCCGGCAAGTACGACGTGAAGAGCGACCTGAACAACCGCACGTACTACCGCAACGCGACGGAGCTGCCGCTGTCCGACCGCGGGTCGCTGATCGTCGGCTTCACGAACTGGGACAAGGCCGGCGCGGACAACTCGTCGCGCACGTGGATGTACAACCCGGGCACGCGGCGCGTGCGCCAGGCGCCCGAGTACGGCTACGACCAGCCGCAGGGCCCGGGCGGCTTCCGTACCGTCGACGACGACCGCCTGTACAACGGCCCCGGCGACCGCTACGACTGGAAGATCGTCGGCAAGCGCGAGATCTACGTGCCGTACGACAACTACAAGGCGATGGACAGCTCGGTGAAGTACGCGGACCTGCTGACCAAGGGCCACGAGAACCCGTCGTATATTCGCTACGAGCTGCATCGCGTGTGGGTGCTGCAGGCGACGCTGAAGAGCAACTACCGCCACCAGTATGCGAAGCGCGTGCTGTACATCGACGAGGATTCGTGGATGACGCTGCTCGCCGACAACTACGACGCGCGTGGCCAGCTGTGGCGCACCAATGTCGCGACGACGCTGTACGCGTATGACGCGAAGGTGTTCTACCCGGGCGTCGTGTTCTTTCATGACCTGATCTCCGGCGCGTACATGGCCGACCGCCTGACGAACGAAGGCCCGATGCCGAAGCTCGACAACAGCCCGCAGTTCAACGAGGCGTACTTCTCGCCGGACGCGATCCGCAGTTCGGGTAACTAA
- a CDS encoding DUF1302 domain-containing protein, whose translation MHQRISRRTDKRAAATLSTLAAALLACAAPGAHAGSTIELGADTTLDYTFTLSYGLGMRTRAPSGNLLTPANINGDDGDRNFAKNKLIENQVSLLGEVNLKHDDWGVFVRADTFYDQAYRRPNYNDAPGTVNQSGQYNNFTSDARYWSGGHTTLLAAYAYNTFKIGSTSLNVKVGDQVVAWGESLFFPNIAGAQGPSDATKSYMAGAEVKDILLPVPQISTQWQITPNFSLLGYYQFSYQQNRLTAPGTYWSYSDVTGPGAQFIIGPGGMIIPRGPDDKPSARNQWGIGARFRVLGDTELGLYHLHYNDMNPSVVTTYFPTLQYQQKYFSNIKLTGASFSTQVGPVNVAGEVSYRQGAAVLVNTPAGPQPTRANVLQTNLSGIYSIGPSFLANSQSLIGELTYVHAGSISELDGSTTLANSRNALAMEIAWTLSYKNVFNGWDLDVPLTYTHDLTGTSPLAGALGSLTGQGDHRVTAGVTFTRLSNLQLSLVYAKFLGSPNPVTRPLADRDYVLATATYHF comes from the coding sequence TGCCGCTCCCGGCGCACATGCAGGCAGCACGATCGAGCTGGGCGCCGACACGACGCTGGACTACACGTTCACGCTCAGTTACGGCCTCGGCATGCGCACCCGCGCACCGAGCGGCAATCTCCTCACGCCGGCGAACATCAACGGCGACGACGGCGACCGCAACTTCGCGAAGAACAAGCTGATCGAGAACCAGGTCAGCCTGCTCGGCGAAGTGAACCTGAAGCACGACGACTGGGGCGTGTTCGTGCGCGCCGACACGTTCTACGACCAGGCGTATCGCCGCCCGAACTACAACGACGCGCCGGGCACCGTGAACCAGTCGGGCCAGTACAACAACTTCACGAGCGACGCGCGCTACTGGTCGGGCGGCCACACGACGCTGCTGGCCGCATACGCGTACAACACGTTCAAGATCGGCTCGACGAGCCTGAACGTGAAGGTCGGCGACCAGGTCGTCGCGTGGGGCGAAAGCCTGTTCTTCCCGAACATCGCCGGCGCACAGGGGCCGTCCGACGCGACCAAGTCGTACATGGCCGGCGCCGAAGTGAAGGACATCCTGCTGCCGGTGCCGCAGATCTCGACGCAGTGGCAGATCACGCCGAACTTCAGCCTGCTCGGCTACTACCAGTTCTCGTATCAGCAGAACCGGCTGACCGCGCCCGGCACGTACTGGAGCTATTCGGACGTCACGGGCCCCGGCGCGCAGTTCATCATCGGCCCGGGCGGGATGATCATTCCGCGCGGCCCCGACGACAAGCCGAGCGCGCGCAACCAGTGGGGGATCGGCGCGCGCTTCCGCGTGCTCGGCGACACCGAGCTCGGCCTGTACCACCTGCACTACAACGACATGAACCCGAGCGTCGTCACGACCTACTTCCCGACGCTCCAGTACCAGCAGAAGTATTTCAGCAACATCAAGCTGACCGGCGCGAGCTTCTCGACGCAGGTCGGCCCGGTGAACGTCGCGGGCGAAGTGTCGTACCGCCAGGGCGCGGCCGTGCTCGTCAACACGCCGGCGGGCCCGCAGCCGACCCGCGCGAACGTGCTGCAGACGAACCTGTCCGGCATCTACTCGATCGGGCCGAGCTTCCTCGCGAATTCGCAGTCGCTGATCGGCGAACTCACGTACGTGCATGCCGGCAGCATCTCCGAGCTCGACGGCTCGACCACGCTCGCGAATTCGCGCAACGCGCTCGCGATGGAGATCGCGTGGACGCTCAGCTACAAGAACGTGTTCAACGGCTGGGATCTCGACGTGCCGCTGACCTACACGCACGACCTGACGGGCACGTCGCCGCTCGCCGGCGCGCTCGGCTCGCTGACCGGCCAGGGCGACCACCGCGTGACGGCCGGCGTGACCTTCACGCGCCTGAGCAACCTGCAGCTGTCGCTCGTCTACGCGAAGTTCCTCGGCTCGCCGAACCCGGTCACGCGCCCGCTCGCGGATCGCGACTACGTGCTGGCCACGGCGACCTACCACTTCTGA